In the genome of Bremerella alba, one region contains:
- a CDS encoding DUF1552 domain-containing protein — MPLQSQKWKLNRRHFLRGLGVSLALPFLECMQPLSSAFGSPSGAAPRRSVFIYLPNGVNTLDYQITQSGKDYRFSRSMKSLEKHRNVITPISGLYHPRGMGQAHNCDQVWLTGGKVSSNSISIDQLMAQQTGVHTRHASLELANSGGGSLAFNPDGIQLPANPNPSHVFRRLFQSQAGKTEQRRRSLQRKGSILDLVSNEANRLERALGKEDKGRLDQYLSSVRDLEIRVTRADAWLEKPLPEIDDQTRKRVDRNPSQEEVGEYFRTMYDLIVLALQTDMTRVVSFRTGAEGKGLAIPEIGILNGRHALSHHGGDARKMEELTNSDTFNLAQFSYFLTRLSETQEGDGTLLDNTMLLYGSGMTYGHSHGNANLPLILAGGKSMGLRHGQHLDFNSAQKEFSGYDLTEAGTQYRICHRPVNSSAHMSNLLLTMGQRMGLEIENFADSSGEVSELIG, encoded by the coding sequence ATGCCGTTACAATCTCAAAAATGGAAGTTAAATCGCCGCCATTTTTTGCGTGGCCTGGGGGTTTCTCTGGCGTTGCCTTTTCTTGAATGCATGCAGCCACTTTCATCGGCATTCGGTTCCCCTTCTGGTGCGGCCCCCCGACGAAGTGTCTTCATTTATCTTCCCAACGGCGTTAACACGCTCGATTATCAGATTACCCAATCGGGTAAGGACTATCGGTTTTCCAGGTCGATGAAGTCGTTGGAAAAACATCGAAACGTCATTACACCGATCAGTGGCCTTTATCATCCCCGTGGCATGGGGCAGGCCCATAATTGCGATCAGGTCTGGCTGACGGGAGGAAAGGTCTCGTCCAATTCCATTTCCATCGACCAATTGATGGCGCAACAAACTGGCGTCCATACTCGCCATGCCTCGTTAGAACTGGCAAATTCGGGTGGTGGCTCGCTGGCTTTCAATCCAGACGGTATTCAGTTGCCAGCCAATCCCAATCCCTCCCACGTATTTCGACGATTGTTTCAATCCCAAGCAGGGAAAACAGAACAACGTCGCCGATCGCTTCAGCGAAAAGGCAGTATTCTTGATCTCGTCTCCAACGAGGCGAACCGCTTGGAACGTGCATTGGGGAAAGAAGACAAAGGACGTCTCGATCAATACCTCAGCTCAGTTCGCGACTTAGAGATACGCGTAACCCGCGCCGATGCGTGGCTTGAAAAGCCTTTGCCGGAAATCGACGATCAGACCCGCAAACGCGTCGATCGTAATCCTTCTCAGGAAGAAGTGGGCGAGTATTTCCGGACGATGTATGACCTGATTGTGCTGGCCCTCCAAACGGACATGACCCGCGTTGTCAGCTTCCGCACGGGAGCCGAGGGCAAGGGACTCGCAATTCCGGAAATTGGCATTCTAAACGGCCGGCATGCACTTTCACATCACGGCGGTGATGCCCGAAAAATGGAAGAGCTAACCAACAGCGACACATTCAACCTGGCGCAATTCAGTTACTTCCTCACCCGGCTAAGTGAGACTCAGGAGGGTGACGGGACGCTGCTGGACAACACGATGTTACTCTACGGTAGTGGCATGACCTACGGACACAGCCATGGAAATGCGAATCTCCCTCTGATTCTCGCCGGTGGCAAGTCGATGGGGCTTCGGCACGGGCAGCATCTTGACTTTAACTCTGCCCAGAAAGAGTTTTCCGGCTACGACCTTACGGAAGCAGGCACGCAATATCGGATATGCCACCGCCCAGTCAACAGCAGCGCTCATATGAGTAACCTGTTATTGACGATGGGGCAACGCATGGGACTCGAGATTGAAAACTTTGCCGACAGCAGCGGCGAAGTCTCCGAACTTATCGGCTAA
- a CDS encoding DUF1592 domain-containing protein, whose protein sequence is MNKIFTLAILPAVLLLTTVRLEANDESLPSFLRTHCVRCHNEESQEGDFRIDAISQDFGSPTDSMHWAEIRERINSGEMPPESEPQPTTDEISSIVAWISKRLAEGEAARMAMHGPVAHFRLSNEEYANTIYDLLGVRFEAERAGVFNEDPRWHGFSRIGSELTLSPSHLERYYDAAETIVSRASSLAAHPPKPGTRLRDNNANRPEWLDKAGIVGPVRDPLLPGMGTMIGNLRDAGRYRFRVQLSAMPSRYGVAPHISVRDRKTKQSHYEVDVVAPEKEPTIIEFEITANERDQINLANVAPGSNLSFKSSAPQIFIDSQQTQVMSPRTYKLTDEDGKAIYPLLLIDWVEVKGPLTDESELESREGLFPEDQNEDIDQVAIRLHQFMERAWRRPVRDVELDAYIALIESELSAGESLSNAYQAALTSVLTSKNFLYLIEGDAQKKRSQLNDWELASRLSCFLWGSMPDEALFAAAREGNLHEPKELRRQVQRMFSDPKIERFLTAFPEQWLQLHRLGMFPPDNRLYPEYDYWLEESMRMETLGFFREVFENDLSIREFLDSDWTMVTSRLAEHYNLSPVEKSGLQRVSLRPEDHRGGLLSQAAILSLTSDGTRHRPVHRGVFVSEAIFAKTPPPPPANVEPLVPVPGSSPKATVRMQLEAHSKNANCAACHKNIDPLGFAFDNYDAIGRWYAYEVVHSGQGDNPKVDASGILPSGDRFQNPAEFRALLANDMPRFSEAMFEHLATFALRRTMTVNDTDDLQALVETSQATDYRLKSMIEAFVLSDLFQKR, encoded by the coding sequence ATGAATAAGATATTTACCCTGGCAATCCTTCCCGCCGTGCTACTGCTGACCACGGTGCGTTTGGAAGCAAACGATGAATCGCTTCCCTCGTTTCTTCGGACACACTGCGTCCGATGTCATAACGAGGAATCGCAAGAAGGAGACTTCCGCATCGATGCGATTTCTCAAGATTTCGGGTCCCCAACTGACAGCATGCACTGGGCGGAGATTCGCGAAAGGATCAACTCTGGCGAGATGCCTCCGGAAAGTGAGCCACAGCCAACTACGGACGAAATAAGTTCGATTGTTGCATGGATCTCAAAACGTCTTGCCGAAGGAGAGGCGGCCCGGATGGCCATGCATGGTCCGGTTGCCCACTTTCGCCTAAGCAACGAAGAATATGCCAATACGATCTACGATTTACTGGGCGTTCGTTTTGAAGCAGAACGAGCCGGCGTCTTTAATGAAGACCCTCGATGGCACGGATTCAGTCGTATCGGCTCAGAGCTGACACTCTCTCCATCTCATTTAGAACGATACTACGATGCCGCCGAGACCATCGTAAGTCGTGCCAGTTCACTCGCAGCCCATCCGCCGAAACCAGGAACTCGACTTCGAGACAATAACGCCAATCGCCCCGAATGGTTAGATAAGGCGGGAATTGTAGGCCCTGTACGAGATCCGCTTTTGCCAGGTATGGGGACGATGATCGGCAATCTACGAGATGCTGGAAGGTACCGCTTTCGGGTTCAGCTCAGCGCGATGCCCAGTCGATATGGTGTGGCGCCCCATATCTCGGTACGAGATCGCAAAACCAAGCAATCGCACTATGAGGTTGATGTCGTCGCTCCTGAAAAAGAGCCTACAATCATCGAGTTCGAAATTACAGCCAATGAGCGCGATCAGATTAACCTCGCCAACGTCGCTCCAGGTAGTAATCTTTCCTTCAAGTCTAGCGCACCGCAAATATTTATCGATTCCCAGCAAACGCAGGTCATGAGTCCCCGCACGTATAAGTTGACCGATGAGGATGGGAAAGCGATTTATCCTTTGCTGCTTATCGATTGGGTTGAAGTGAAAGGCCCATTGACGGATGAATCGGAGTTGGAAAGCCGTGAGGGATTGTTTCCTGAGGATCAGAATGAGGACATCGATCAAGTGGCAATCCGGCTTCATCAATTCATGGAGCGGGCTTGGCGCCGGCCGGTCAGGGATGTCGAACTGGATGCCTACATCGCACTCATCGAAAGCGAACTGTCCGCAGGGGAATCGCTTTCAAATGCCTATCAAGCCGCTCTCACCTCGGTGCTTACGTCCAAGAACTTTCTTTACCTGATCGAGGGTGATGCCCAGAAAAAGCGGTCCCAACTTAATGACTGGGAACTCGCTTCCCGGCTTTCCTGTTTTCTATGGGGATCGATGCCAGATGAAGCTTTGTTTGCCGCAGCTCGCGAGGGGAACTTACATGAACCAAAAGAGCTACGACGGCAGGTACAACGTATGTTCTCTGACCCGAAGATCGAACGTTTCCTGACCGCGTTTCCTGAGCAGTGGCTACAACTACATCGCTTGGGAATGTTTCCTCCGGACAATCGACTCTATCCTGAATACGATTACTGGCTGGAAGAAAGCATGCGCATGGAGACGCTAGGGTTCTTCCGAGAAGTCTTTGAGAACGATCTCTCGATTCGAGAGTTTCTCGATTCCGACTGGACCATGGTCACTTCGCGTTTGGCTGAGCATTATAACTTGTCCCCGGTCGAAAAGTCCGGACTGCAACGCGTGTCGCTGCGTCCCGAAGATCATCGAGGTGGTTTACTGAGCCAGGCCGCTATCTTGTCTCTTACTTCCGATGGCACACGACATCGTCCCGTACATCGCGGTGTCTTTGTATCGGAAGCCATCTTTGCCAAAACCCCGCCACCTCCACCGGCCAATGTAGAACCGCTGGTCCCCGTCCCAGGGTCATCTCCTAAGGCGACCGTGCGAATGCAATTGGAAGCCCACTCGAAGAATGCAAACTGCGCCGCTTGTCACAAAAACATTGATCCTCTCGGCTTTGCCTTTGACAACTACGACGCGATTGGGCGTTGGTACGCGTACGAAGTCGTTCATTCCGGCCAAGGCGATAACCCGAAGGTCGATGCTTCAGGGATATTGCCAAGTGGTGATCGTTTCCAGAACCCTGCCGAGTTTCGGGCCTTGTTGGCCAATGATATGCCCAGGTTTTCGGAGGCAATGTTCGAGCATCTTGCAACGTTTGCCCTACGTCGGACCATGACGGTGAATGACACCGATGACCTGCAAGCTCTGGTAGAGACATCTCAGGCGACAGACTATCGCTTGAAATCGATGATCGAGGCATTCGTGTTGTCTGATCTTTTCCAAAAACGATAA
- a CDS encoding type II secretion system protein, translating into MTVPHQRKTFYCPSAGAFTLVELLVVIAIIGF; encoded by the coding sequence ATGACTGTTCCCCACCAAAGAAAGACGTTTTATTGCCCTAGCGCTGGTGCATTCACCCTCGTAGAACTTCTTGTAGTCATCGCGATCATTGGATTTTAA
- a CDS encoding DUF1559 family PulG-like putative transporter, which produces MQCTNNLKQIGLATHNYHDKFGTMPHGQESYQSSPSRRSCFLIGLLPYLEEQTLSNLVQEKLQNPQTIKYFILETRLSTK; this is translated from the coding sequence ATGCAATGCACCAACAATCTCAAACAGATAGGTCTCGCGACGCACAACTATCACGATAAGTTTGGCACCATGCCGCATGGGCAGGAAAGCTATCAGTCTAGCCCATCTCGCAGGTCATGCTTTCTCATTGGCTTGCTGCCTTATCTGGAAGAGCAGACGCTATCGAACTTAGTCCAAGAGAAGCTTCAAAATCCACAAACGATCAAGTACTTCATTTTGGAAACGCGATTATCAACCAAGTGA